A window from Gossypium raimondii isolate GPD5lz chromosome 7, ASM2569854v1, whole genome shotgun sequence encodes these proteins:
- the LOC105801103 gene encoding transcription factor MYB123: protein MDLYKQRERVGEIRSMGKSSCCSKEGLKKGAWTDWEDKILASYINVHGEGKWRNLPKRAGLKRCCRSCRLRWVNYLRPDIKRGNISHDEEELIIRLHNLLGNRWSLIAGRLPGRTDNEIKNYWNSTLSKRTKAQASIKYPRSSNFTHKTIPIESKLKESSKRSAIQTKAIGGSSKVMVPTQPPTSQDIDKLRDGKLYSTNNSQEMGGDIATVEAHNGTQVLDSLNSDGGSDLLSFEINELRKASDGNFEENRMQLLPFDEAMFEDWTTYPYLNDNAATGWDSLAFLIDSNDWP, encoded by the exons ATGGATTTGTATAAACAAAGGGAGAGAGTGGGAGAAATTAGAAGTATGGGGAAGAGTTCATGTTGCTCCAAAGAAGGCCTAAAAAAAGGAGCTTGGACTGATTGGGAAGATAAAATACTTGCATCATATATTAATGTTCATGGGGAAGGCAAATGGAGAAACCTCCCCAAGAGAGCTG GTTTGAAAAGATGTTGCAGAAGTTGCAGACTTAGATGGGTGAATTATCTTAGACCAGACATCAAAAGAGGCAACATCTCCCATGATGAAGAAGAACTCATTATCAGACTCCATAATCTTCTTGGAAACAG ATGGTCTTTAATAGCCGGAAGGCTACCAGGGCGAACAGACAATGAAATCAAGAACTATTGGAATTCTACTTTGAGCAAGAGAACCAAAGCTCAAGCATCCATTAAATATCCTCGTTCAAGTAATTTTACACATAAAACGATACCAATCGAGTCTAAACTCAAGGAATCATCGAAAAGATCAGCGATTCAGACTAAAGCCATTGGGGGTAGCAGCAAGGTCATGGTCCCAACACAGCCACCTACAAGTCAAGATATTGATAAGCTTCGAGATGGTAAACTTTACTCAACAAATAATAGTCAAGAAATGGGTGGTGATATTGCAACAGTTGAAGCTCATAATGGAACTCAAGTGCTTGATTCGTTGAACAGTGATGGCGGCTCGGATTTGTTGAGCTTTGAAATCAATGAACTGCGGAAAGCAAGCGATGGAAATTTCGAGGAGAACCGTATGCAGCTGTTACCCTTTGATGAGGCAATGTTTGAGGATTGGACCACGTACCCTTATCTTAATGACAATGCCGCCACAGGTTGGGACTCTTTGGCCTTTTTGATTGACAGTAACGACTGGCCATGA